A window from Telopea speciosissima isolate NSW1024214 ecotype Mountain lineage chromosome 8, Tspe_v1, whole genome shotgun sequence encodes these proteins:
- the LOC122672572 gene encoding probable WRKY transcription factor 47 — translation MDFFSDKRHLRIDVSGSSNSRSSHDNKGNKEGSTTNTRVVNTGLNLLTLNSDIEEPSSINMETKSSSKMNILQVELERLKDENGKLRIMLDQISKNYTTLHTQLLLAMHKQENHRLEQKEERNGGASTSTTTLSAQQLMEPGPSGALDIDHDEPSDQSNNNIENCDETTQEQSVSLTNNIDPSVVISNQDHHQDHHHHHEMDLISKKRSFVEMAEPDHASTTTTSSSGGLPKSPKLAPVNKGVVVDHQVPADQSPCRKARVSVRARSDAPLISDGCQWRKYGQKMAKGNPCPRAYYRCTMAIACPVRKQVQRCAEDKSILITTYEGNHNHPLPPAATAMANTTSAAATMLLSGSSTSKESSSSSSLTNIASGFYSPLPYPTTMATLSASAPFPTITLDLTHPPINNHNFSHHGHPFQRPPSPFPLPLHGHGHGFPQLLAGQPTFMSPKLPVNIMQPPSSLQLGGQQRNPSMVETVTAAIATDPNFTAALAAAISSIIGAPRSNDGSKNNNMGGGSGSNNSSSPQLPRSCTTFSTT, via the exons ATGGATTTCTTCTCTGATAAGCGTCATCTGAGGATAGATGTCTCCGGATCCAGTAATAGTCGGTCTTCCCATGACAATAAAGGCAACAAAGAAGGATCCACAACTAATACTCGGGTCGTGAAC ACTGGATTGAATCTTCTCACTCTCAATTCTGATATAGAAGAACCATCATCAATAAATATGGAAACCAAGTCTTCATCCAAA ATGAACATTCTTCAAGTGGAATTGGAACGACTCAAGGACGAGAATGGGAAACTAAGAATCATGCTGGATCAAATATCCAAAAATTATACTACCCTTCATACTCAATTACTTCTAGCAATGCACAAACAGGAGAATCATCGACTTGAACAG AAGGAGGAACGAAATGGTGGAGCTAGTACATCGACAACAACATTATCAGCCCAACAGTTGATGGAACCTGGTCCTTCTGGTGCACTAGACATTGATCACGACGAGCCTTCTGATCAGTCAAACAACAATATTGAAAACTGTGATGAGACAACCCAAGAGCAGTCAGTTTCATTGACTAACAACATTGATCCTTCAGTGGTCATATCCAATCAggaccaccaccaagatcatcatcatcatcatgaaaTGGATCTCATTTCTAAGAAGCGATCTTTTGTTGAAATGGCTGAACCGGATCATGCATCAACCACTACTACTAGTTCATCAGGTGGACTCCCTAAGAGCCCTAAATTGGCACCGGTGAATAAGGGAGTAGTAGTGGATCATCAAGTCCCTGCAGATCAGTCCCCTTGTCGAAAGGCAAGAGTTTCTGTACGGGCACGCTCTGATGCCCCCTTG ATAAGCGATGGATGTCAATGGCGAAAATATGGTCAAAAGATGGCAAAGGGTAACCCCTGTCCTCGTGCTTACTACCGTTGTACCATGGCCATTGCATGCCCAGTTCGTAAGCag GTGCAAAGATGTGCAGAGGACAAGAGCATTCTGATAACAACATATGAAGGAAACCATAACCATCCACTTCCACCGGCAGCCACAGCGATGGCCAACACCACATCCGCAGCAGCAACGATGCTCCTCTCTGGCTCCTCCACTAGCAaggaatcatcatcatcatcatctctcaCAAATATTGCTTCAGGTTTCTACTCACCTTTGCCTTATCCAACCACCATGGCAACCCTGTCTGCCTCTGCACCTTTCCCCACCATTACCCTAGACTTAACCCATCCCCCAATTAATAATCACAATTTCTCACACCATGGCCACCCATTCCAACGACCACCATCACCTTTCCCTCTACCTCTGCATGGGCATGGGCATGGGTTCCCCCAACTCCTAGCAGGTCAACCCACTTTCATGTCTCCTAAGTTGCCTGTGAATATAATGCAACCACCATCGTCTTTGCAATTGGGGGGGCAGCAGCGAAACCCTTCCATGGTGGAGACAGTCACCGCAGCTATAGCCACCGACCCTAATTTCACAGCAGCGCTAGCCGCAGCAATCTCGTCGATCATTGGTGCACCTCGGAGCAATGACGGTAGTAAGAACAACAACATGGGTGGCGGTAGCGGTAGTAACAATAGTAGCTCACCCCAACTTCCTCGGTCTTGCACCACTTTCTCTACCACATAA